Proteins encoded by one window of Rathayibacter sp. VKM Ac-2760:
- a CDS encoding universal stress protein, translating into MTTLVAWAGTTAALTALDWAIAREFLLDRHVILCHVTSLDDERPISKVALEDLAATLQQDRTGIRFTAELLHGDPVEELERRCLLDGTLLVLGTDTRNEHPRRFEHSLGMTLTQRGAIAAVIVPIDAKHGAAHIAVGVNGSSASLAALEFAAAEADRCSETLLVIRSWQLPAVEEDSADMPAGRATFIPENRRLRILDALAPARERFPHLQVELRFTHGDTVQSLLASASDAGLLVLGTDAPALYRTGERISHALVMTTHTALAVIPPHPIRPLRPTTTTGQSVNA; encoded by the coding sequence ATGACCACCCTCGTCGCCTGGGCCGGCACCACCGCCGCCCTCACCGCCCTCGACTGGGCCATCGCCCGCGAGTTCCTACTCGACCGCCACGTCATCCTCTGCCACGTCACAAGCCTCGACGACGAGCGGCCGATCTCGAAGGTCGCACTCGAGGACCTCGCCGCAACGCTCCAGCAGGACCGCACCGGTATCCGCTTCACCGCCGAACTGCTGCACGGCGACCCGGTCGAAGAGCTCGAACGCCGCTGCCTCCTCGACGGCACCCTCCTCGTCCTGGGAACCGACACCCGCAACGAGCACCCCCGGCGTTTCGAGCACTCCCTCGGGATGACCCTCACGCAGCGCGGTGCGATCGCCGCGGTCATCGTCCCCATCGACGCGAAGCACGGCGCCGCCCACATCGCGGTCGGTGTCAACGGATCCTCCGCATCACTCGCCGCACTCGAATTCGCTGCCGCTGAGGCCGACCGCTGCTCGGAGACACTTCTCGTGATCCGCAGCTGGCAGCTCCCAGCAGTAGAGGAGGACTCCGCCGACATGCCCGCGGGCCGAGCCACGTTCATCCCGGAGAATCGACGACTCAGAATCCTCGACGCTCTCGCTCCGGCTCGCGAACGCTTCCCCCACCTCCAGGTGGAGCTGCGCTTCACCCACGGAGACACCGTGCAGAGCCTGCTCGCATCGGCAAGCGACGCCGGCCTCCTCGTCCTCGGAACTGACGCCCCGGCCCTGTATCGCACCGGAGAGCGCATCAGCCACGCACTGGTCATGACAACCCACACAGCCCTCGCAGTGATCCCCCCTCACCCGATCCGGCCGCTCCGCCCGACGACAACAACCGGCCAGAGCGTTAACGCATGA
- a CDS encoding flavodoxin domain-containing protein — protein sequence MRALVVYESQFGNTHCVADAIGRGLTDTVEVDVVSVHTAPRLEGVDLLVVGGPTHVRTLSSARTRAEAPRWPGGIRRSLRLDSEAGGIGIREWLDALPRFTAMAASFDTRMDIPRILSGAAAGHIDHRLAGQGLRPIVAPMSFLVDVHNDLERTELDRARAWGALLGYTALAAAAVDALSTN from the coding sequence GTGCGCGCGCTCGTCGTCTACGAATCCCAGTTCGGCAACACTCACTGCGTCGCCGATGCGATCGGTCGTGGACTAACTGACACCGTTGAGGTCGACGTGGTCAGCGTCCATACCGCGCCCCGTTTAGAGGGAGTGGATCTGCTCGTTGTCGGTGGACCTACGCACGTCCGCACCCTCTCCTCGGCGCGCACCCGCGCCGAGGCCCCTCGATGGCCAGGCGGCATACGCCGGAGCCTGCGACTCGACAGCGAAGCGGGCGGCATCGGCATCCGCGAGTGGCTGGACGCCCTGCCGCGGTTCACGGCGATGGCCGCATCGTTCGACACCCGCATGGACATACCCCGGATTCTCAGTGGCGCCGCCGCCGGTCACATCGACCACCGCCTCGCGGGCCAGGGCCTGCGCCCGATCGTCGCTCCGATGAGCTTCCTCGTCGATGTTCACAACGACCTCGAGCGCACCGAACTCGACCGGGCTCGCGCCTGGGGTGCGCTCCTCGGATACACCGCACTGGCGGCCGCCGCCGTCGATGCGCTCTCCACCAACTGA
- a CDS encoding DUF1003 domain-containing protein yields MTSPHRTPLNSTWHQKHSRSLTFGERAADVLRNSMGSWRFVFGFLAFMLVWAIINSFETGWDAYPFILLNLFLSMLAGLQGAILLIAAKRQDGIASALSQHDFETDVTARADIEVLLEINREQAVLLSEMQAILQRLDERTVPAVL; encoded by the coding sequence ATGACCAGCCCGCATCGCACGCCCCTCAACTCCACCTGGCACCAGAAGCACAGCCGGTCGTTGACCTTCGGCGAACGGGCAGCAGACGTGCTCCGCAACTCGATGGGCAGCTGGCGGTTCGTCTTCGGGTTCCTCGCTTTCATGCTCGTCTGGGCGATCATCAACTCGTTCGAGACAGGGTGGGATGCGTACCCGTTCATCCTGCTGAACCTTTTCTTGAGCATGCTCGCGGGGTTGCAGGGGGCGATCCTGCTGATCGCAGCAAAACGGCAGGACGGGATCGCGTCAGCGCTCTCGCAGCACGACTTCGAGACCGACGTGACCGCGAGAGCAGACATCGAGGTCCTGCTCGAGATCAACCGGGAGCAGGCCGTGCTGCTGAGCGAGATGCAGGCGATCCTGCAACGGCTCGACGAGCGCACGGTCCCCGCGGTGCTGTGA
- a CDS encoding aldehyde dehydrogenase family protein: MLLSAPYPAPTRWSPRRARTAAAVSRPESTRPVLRAQAAGLLRTLALRATGRALESHRRETSFVREQLDAYSDRTDLDTTITVTPRGVRVEECEPLGVVALICEPSCPTLLLIEHVIAALAAGNAVAIALLEPADALFELALLAFQVSHAGAFVVVSPATGNDWSGVPECTVIVLTRDRIHVNGTGSHVVEKAPSGPASRRALIRLYSTTTRYVVGIDVVTSVTR; encoded by the coding sequence ATGCTGCTGAGCGCCCCCTACCCCGCTCCGACTCGATGGAGCCCTCGTCGCGCTCGAACGGCGGCCGCCGTTAGCCGTCCCGAGTCGACTCGTCCGGTTCTCCGCGCGCAAGCTGCCGGACTCCTCCGCACCTTGGCGCTGCGTGCCACAGGGCGCGCCCTCGAGAGCCATCGCAGGGAGACGTCGTTCGTCAGGGAACAGCTGGACGCGTACTCGGACCGGACCGATCTGGACACGACGATCACCGTCACACCAAGGGGTGTGCGCGTCGAGGAATGCGAGCCGCTGGGGGTAGTCGCCCTGATCTGCGAACCGTCCTGCCCGACACTGCTGCTCATCGAGCACGTGATCGCTGCTCTCGCGGCCGGGAACGCGGTCGCGATCGCCCTCCTGGAACCGGCCGACGCCCTCTTCGAGCTCGCGCTCCTCGCCTTTCAGGTGTCCCATGCCGGCGCTTTCGTCGTCGTCTCCCCGGCCACGGGGAACGACTGGAGCGGGGTGCCCGAGTGCACGGTGATCGTCCTGACCCGTGATCGCATTCATGTCAACGGCACCGGCTCGCACGTCGTCGAGAAAGCACCCTCTGGCCCCGCTTCCCGGCGCGCACTGATCCGGCTGTACAGCACCACCACCCGATACGTCGTCGGAATCGACGTCGTCACCTCGGTCACCCGCTGA
- a CDS encoding universal stress protein: protein MNAQLVVGWDGSASARRALEWALTQKAPSLLLVEVVDGLDRFSGNDLSADPRADGAVFVETAAADAERAHPGAVVHARVLTGHPVEQLARLSGPGTLLVVGDRRRTLLPLRGGWSVGARLAGKATGPVAIITEDTAGDGTGVLVGIDDSDDARAALKFAASWAARMQQTLHVLHAWRTPYLWNDRVPPGILFQEIATQHAELLADAVAEARRLHPGLVIEGHEVDGVAARSLIEAASGRALLVVGDGGVSGLERMLIGSVGHDILVNLAVPTVIVGRHSPAPAPKPTPTRAPVIPSPVLLQAPTRTVVAWGGDLPSRSAVEWALTRETSGSLDVVMIADESASIPDSIAAAEQVALDDRELSRMLGQVTSLAPDVTLHGRVVRGFVLHTLASLTRQDTLLVVGTEDREGPRLRFGLSVGAHLPALARGPIAIIPRTVDRMSTGIAVGVDGSAASNAAIVVAAAEAAQRGQTLHLVHAWTEPLLYESTFLLDGEFIRSLEADHRAILDAAERTARTSGFDVRIETHLVGGDPARALADLSPRPATIVVGTRGLSGWRRLVLGSVSRDLILNLDVPLIVVGHPDAQPLDDAALDQHEVVSA, encoded by the coding sequence ATGAATGCACAGCTCGTCGTCGGATGGGACGGGTCCGCTTCGGCGCGACGCGCCCTCGAGTGGGCATTGACGCAGAAGGCCCCCTCGCTCCTGCTCGTGGAAGTCGTCGATGGCCTCGACCGTTTCAGCGGCAACGACCTCAGCGCCGATCCGCGCGCCGACGGCGCGGTCTTCGTCGAAACCGCGGCCGCCGACGCTGAGCGTGCACATCCCGGCGCCGTCGTTCACGCCCGCGTGCTCACCGGTCACCCGGTCGAGCAGCTCGCCCGCCTCTCCGGCCCCGGCACCCTGCTCGTCGTCGGCGACCGTCGACGCACCCTCCTCCCGCTGCGCGGCGGCTGGAGCGTCGGCGCCCGACTCGCCGGGAAGGCCACTGGTCCTGTCGCGATCATCACCGAGGACACGGCCGGCGACGGGACTGGCGTGCTCGTCGGGATCGACGACTCCGACGACGCCCGCGCTGCACTCAAGTTCGCCGCATCCTGGGCCGCCCGCATGCAGCAGACGTTGCACGTCCTGCACGCCTGGCGCACGCCCTACCTCTGGAACGACCGCGTCCCGCCGGGCATCCTCTTCCAGGAGATCGCGACCCAGCACGCCGAGCTCCTCGCGGACGCCGTCGCCGAAGCCCGCCGACTGCACCCCGGGCTCGTCATCGAGGGGCACGAGGTCGACGGCGTCGCCGCCCGATCCCTCATCGAGGCCGCCTCTGGTCGCGCTCTTCTCGTGGTCGGTGACGGAGGCGTCTCCGGTCTCGAGCGGATGCTGATCGGCTCCGTCGGCCACGACATCCTCGTCAACCTCGCCGTCCCCACTGTCATCGTCGGTCGGCACAGCCCCGCCCCCGCGCCGAAGCCCACTCCGACGCGGGCACCGGTGATCCCTTCGCCCGTTCTGCTGCAGGCGCCCACCCGCACCGTCGTCGCGTGGGGCGGCGACCTCCCGTCCCGGTCCGCCGTCGAGTGGGCCCTGACCCGCGAGACGTCCGGGAGCTTGGACGTGGTCATGATCGCCGACGAGTCCGCGAGCATCCCCGACTCGATCGCCGCCGCTGAGCAGGTCGCGCTGGATGACCGAGAGCTCTCCCGGATGCTCGGGCAGGTCACCTCCCTCGCACCCGACGTGACCCTCCACGGCCGTGTCGTTCGCGGGTTCGTGCTGCACACCCTCGCCAGCCTGACCCGCCAGGACACCCTTCTGGTGGTGGGCACGGAGGACCGCGAAGGTCCGCGGTTGCGCTTCGGGCTCTCCGTGGGCGCGCACCTTCCGGCGCTGGCTCGCGGGCCGATCGCGATCATTCCGCGAACCGTCGACCGGATGTCGACCGGTATCGCGGTCGGAGTCGACGGATCGGCGGCGTCGAACGCGGCGATCGTCGTCGCCGCTGCCGAAGCGGCGCAACGCGGGCAGACGCTGCATCTGGTGCACGCGTGGACCGAACCGTTGCTCTACGAAAGCACCTTCCTTCTGGACGGCGAGTTCATCCGCTCGCTCGAGGCCGACCATCGCGCGATCCTGGACGCCGCTGAGCGGACCGCCCGGACCAGCGGGTTCGACGTGCGCATCGAGACGCACCTCGTCGGCGGCGACCCGGCCCGCGCCCTCGCCGACCTCTCGCCGCGGCCGGCGACGATCGTCGTCGGCACCCGCGGGCTCTCGGGCTGGCGCCGCCTGGTGCTCGGGTCCGTCAGCCGGGACCTGATCCTCAACCTCGACGTGCCCCTCATCGTCGTCGGCCACCCCGACGCGCAGCCTCTCGACGACGCGGCGCTCGACCAGCACGAGGTGGTCTCCGCATGA